In Pyxidicoccus xibeiensis, the following proteins share a genomic window:
- a CDS encoding serine/threonine protein kinase, with protein MTTHVGKYQRIHRLVEGIIEDYLARATGPRGVEKTLVLHCLRPDMVEDVGFPEIFLDMAREAALLSHPHLAQVFDFGVADGTYFLASERIEGPSLRRVIKHLSAQRMTLPATLCARIISQACEGLAYVHDVTDPQTNPPQRLIHRCVRPDNILLSHQGMARVVGFGTDYFRDRWTTERFTPSWSKYLYMAPEGVMGRSSDRRVDVYALGLVLYELLTARRPFDATSGKKLFDAIVSEPMVPAEQHRPDLPDALRAILARALAQERDQRYPDCRALQADLEEFILSVGEPVTPQQVVQLIQQVTAGDAPTVIAPAPPTPSGASLSGGPPTHTPGPASVRLDDDSSPGPAPRTPRTDLPDPRSPLADAPRPAPAPDGPEARARPRWGRGWLLAAAAALGFLLGGGVTLWAMGAAAEPEKAPAPAPRPMTPEPALE; from the coding sequence GTGACCACGCACGTCGGCAAATACCAGCGCATCCACCGGCTCGTCGAAGGCATCATCGAGGATTATCTGGCCAGGGCCACCGGCCCGCGGGGCGTCGAGAAGACGCTGGTGCTCCACTGCCTCCGGCCGGACATGGTCGAGGACGTGGGGTTCCCGGAGATCTTCCTCGACATGGCGAGGGAGGCCGCCCTTCTCTCGCACCCGCACCTCGCGCAGGTCTTCGACTTCGGTGTGGCGGACGGCACGTACTTCCTCGCCAGTGAGCGCATCGAGGGGCCCAGCCTGCGCAGGGTCATCAAGCACCTGTCGGCCCAGCGGATGACCCTTCCGGCGACACTGTGTGCGCGCATCATCTCGCAGGCCTGCGAGGGGCTCGCCTACGTCCACGACGTCACCGACCCCCAGACGAACCCGCCGCAGAGGCTCATCCACCGCTGCGTCAGGCCGGACAACATCCTCCTGTCGCACCAGGGGATGGCCAGGGTGGTGGGCTTCGGCACCGACTATTTCCGGGACCGGTGGACCACCGAACGGTTCACTCCCAGCTGGAGCAAGTACCTGTATATGGCGCCCGAGGGGGTAATGGGCCGGTCGTCGGACCGGCGGGTGGACGTATACGCGCTCGGTCTGGTGCTCTACGAGCTGCTCACCGCGCGCAGGCCCTTTGACGCCACGTCCGGCAAGAAGCTGTTTGACGCCATCGTATCCGAGCCGATGGTGCCCGCCGAGCAGCACCGGCCGGACCTGCCCGATGCCCTGCGAGCCATCCTCGCCCGGGCGCTCGCCCAGGAGCGGGACCAGCGTTACCCGGACTGCCGCGCGCTCCAGGCGGACCTGGAGGAGTTCATCCTCTCGGTGGGTGAGCCGGTGACGCCGCAGCAGGTGGTCCAGCTCATCCAGCAGGTAACGGCGGGAGACGCCCCGACCGTCATCGCCCCGGCGCCCCCGACGCCGTCCGGCGCCTCGCTGTCGGGCGGTCCACCGACGCACACGCCAGGGCCCGCGTCTGTGCGGCTCGATGACGACTCCAGCCCGGGGCCCGCCCCGCGGACGCCACGGACGGACCTGCCAGACCCGCGCTCCCCGCTGGCCGATGCCCCGCGGCCCGCCCCGGCTCCCGACGGCCCGGAGGCCCGGGCACGACCCCGCTGGGGACGAGGTTGGCTCCTCGCGGCGGCCGCGGCCCTGGGGTTCCTGCTCGGAGGCGGTGTCACGCTGTGGGCGATGGGCGCTGCGGCCGAGCCGGAGAAGGCTCCCGCTCCGGCTCCGCGGCCCATGACTCCGGAGCCCGCCCTCGAGTGA